CGTCATTACGCTAACGACGGTCGATTCCTACCTTCTGCCGAAGTATGTATGGCTTGCCTTTTGGACGGCGTTATGGCTTTTTCTTATCGCTGTCGATAAGCGCGGCCTACGTCATCCATGCGCCTTGGATTGGCCGATTCTAGCGTTATTGTCCTTATCCTTGATCTCAATCTTTCTTCATTACCGGACGCCCATACAAATCCGGGCTTACGGCAATCTGCTGCTCTTCGTTTTTCTCTTTTACGCTTTCCGCCGTATTTGGTCGATGGGCGCTTCGCGGGGTGGCAAGGGCAAGGTTTTTTCTGCCCTTGATCGAATACCACCCGCCCAAGATGGCGGCATGAATTCAAAGGCTGGCTTCGCCTTGCCTTTGCCACCCGCGATGGCGATTATCCTTACTATTGTCGCCAGTCTGTTATCCCTTCACGCCATACTACAAGATTACGGCGTCGATTTCGCCTATCGCTCCGGCGGAAAGGGAGATTGGCGCTTTTTAATAGTGGCTACACTGGGCAATCCTGAATTCCTAGCGGGAGGTTTGGCGATTATTTTGCCCGTCATCTTATCCTTTGGTTTGAGACAAGATCGCCGCGGCGGAAAAATAACGCGATTCCTGGAATCATTCGCGATAACCTTCGCCGTTCTGCTGATCGCCGCCTGTCTGGCCGTTACATTCTGCGTGGGCGCCGCCATCGGCTTGGCGGGAGCGCTTATCGCAGGGATCGGAACCGCCCTATGCCTGCGCCAATCCATCCACATTCCCTTGATTCGCGGGATGATACTTTTTCTCGCTTTTGCGTTCTCTCTCGCCTGGTATATCACGGATAATCCTTACAACAGCCACGGCCATTCCTTATATCAAGAAGCCAAAAAATCCCCCGCCTGGTTTTCTGGCTTCGGCGCCCGCCGCTTCAACTGGAAGACGACGCGCCTCATGATGGACGAATTTCCTCTAACCGGAATCGGTTTTGGCAACTACCTCACCGTTCACGAGCATTATCAGGGATTGAATTACAGCATCCAAAACCACGCTCACGACCGCTCCTACGTCGTTCCCGTCGATCAACCCCATTTTCAACTCTTGGAAACCGCCGCCGAAATCGGACCGATTGGGGTTTTGATTCTCTTTTGGCTCGCCGCCGTCTGGATCAAGGCGGCGATTAGGAAAATCCAATTGGAGCCGCACCATCGATGGTTCGCCTGGGGCGCCTATCTGGGAGTTTGGGCGGCGGCGGTTCATTCCCTGGCGAGTTTCCCCTTCCATCTTCCCGCCAGTTCTTTGTTTGTCGTTCTACTGGCGTCCTATCATGTCTCTTACCCTCAAAATAGAGCCGTTAATACGACATCGACCGACAAGAAATGGATAGCCTTCGTCCTTGCGGCGATCATTGCCGCATCATCTTACTTTCAATTTTTGAGCAGCAAGAATCTGCGCATTGGCTTGGAATTGAACGGGATGAACTCGCTGCCTTATCTGGAAGCGGCGCGTTTCTTCGATCCCTATTCCCATCAAGTTCATTACGCCCTGGCTCTTCGATACGGCGAATTGGGATGGAAGCAAAAAGCGATTGAATCCACACGGATGGCGTTGCGCTATCAGGAAGACCTCGAGTCTCATGAATTCCTGCATAGCATCTATTTGGGACAAAATAATCTCGCCGAGGCCATCCGGGAAAAGACGCGCGTCGTCGAGTTGAATCCAGTCTATCCCGGCCATCGCCGCGAGCTGGCGGCTCTGTTGCGCAAAGCGGGCGATGAGAAATCGGCGATAATTCAAGAAGCCGCCACCGCGGAATTGGAAAGTCAATTAAGCGCGAAATAGCCGCATTGACTCCTTAAAGAGAATGAATCCGAATCCCTTTTATCTATTCAATGGATTTTATTCTAATTGATACTTTTTTTGTTTTTCTCCTATGAAAGTTTTCCAAATCTATTAAAATATTGAATCGATTTTTTATAGGATTATAGAAGATCGATAGACATAATTTATACGAAAGAAAGGATGAACAAGAGCATGGAGAAGAAACTTATTTTAGGAGTGCGTTTTTCAACGATGAATGTCTTATTTCTGATAGCTGCCATACTATTGGCGGCGATGCCGGGTTGGACGTCGGTACGGCCTTTCAGCAAAAGCGGCTTTACCAACGATCCTGGAACACTGGCCCCTTATACGCCTCCTGCGCCCCATAATGGAACCGGCAAAAAATTGTTGGCTATTTATATGGTGGGCAGCGACCTGGAATCGAACGATCTAGCGGGGACGACGGATCTCAATGAACTCATAACGGGATATAACGAAATCGCTCCCGGCGCCGTTGATGTCATTGTCGCATTCGGAGGCGCCAATAAAGATGGCTGGCGCGGCATGAAATTCGCCGACATGGATCAAGTTATCAAGGATTCTCAAAATGGCGCTTATGGCGACGAGACCGCAAATAGTTCTTATCTCTACGCGGAAAGCCAAGCGCACATGGGCGATGAGAGCTCTTTAATCCTATTTTTGCAATACATTCAAGAAGGCTATCAAAATTACGATCAGCGTTTTCTCGTTCTATGGGATCATGGCGGATCTTATAGCGGCTTCGGCAACGACGAGAATTTCAATTTCGATGCCTTGTCGTTAAGGGAAATAAAAAACGCCTTCGTCAATGGCCAGGCGGGCGTTTGGGATATCATCGGCTTCGACGCCTGTCTCATGGCGTCGATGGAAGTCGCCCTGATTGTGAAAGATTACGCAAAATATCTCATTGCTTCCGAAGAACTTGAACCAGGCCACGGTTGGAACTGGAAAGGCGTCGTGAAGGAATACGCCAAAAGAAGCGCCGCCGTTGAAGCGGCTAAGGCCATCGTAAACGATTATGTTCAGGATATTCATCCTTATTATGCATCGGGCAAAACGCTCTCCGTCGTCGATCTTAGCCGCATGGACGAGGCTTCGTCGAAAATCGACGCCGTCGCCTGGGCTTTCGCCAACGCTTTGGATAATAATACGGAGGACAAACCTGCCGTCCTTGAAGCCTCCACTAAATCTCAAGTCTATGGACAGCAAGGCAAGAACGATCAAAGGATCAGTCTTGATCTTCTCCATTTCGCGCAGATCGCCCAATCCAAGATCGTCAGCGGCGAGAATTCGCAAAAACTGGCGGAACTCATCGCTGTCCTCCAATCTCTCGTAGTTCTCGCCCGCGACGACGGCACGAAGCCCAATTCGAATGGCATTTCCATTACTGCGCCCGAAAACAGTCCCGGCATCTCTGCGTATTATGGTACTCCCGGCATGGAGGCGTTTCAGACAGCGTTTCAAAAAATCAAACAAGACGACGTCGAATCTCCCGATATCGTAGATCAAAATCCCGACGCCGATGCTGGAGATATCGACTTCTCCGATCCGCTCCTCTCCCTATTCGAGGGAGAGGTGGATCCCGCTTTTTACGAATGGCTTTGGAAGTTGGAAGAGGAGATTTGGATTGAATACGAAGCAGGAAATTTGACGGACGACGAATTGAATGAAGAACTTGAATTGCTCTATTCGTCCTATACGGAAGAGAGTCCCGAATACCAGGAATGGTTGGCGGAAGTGGTTTACGATCCGGAACAATTGATGACTTTCGTCTTTATCCCGGAAAGCATCCTTAGTTACTTCATCTCGGGAGATTTCGAACTTCCTCCCGCCATCGACGGTTCCGAGGAATCGGATGGAGACATAGCGTCTTTCAATCCATCTCCCTCCTATCCCTTCCTTATCGGCGACCGGGCCGCTTTCGTCTATCAAAACGGCGGCCATGGTCCGGGAACGCAACCCCTCTCCGATACCCCCGTCCAGATTCAAGGCCTGCTGGTCGATTTCAGCGATCCCAATCTGACGAACGTCGTCACTACGTTTGGTCTCCTTTCCACTTTCGACGTAGATGACGATGGGAATATTGACGATTGGTTTATGACGGTGGCGGAAGTGGAAGCCTATTCCACCAGCAAACCGGGACAGTTCTTCACGCCGAAATGGAATCAATATTGGTATTTCATGGATTACGATCCTGAAGCCGATCCCATGTATTTACCTCTCTATTTCACGAACAAAACCAAAATCCTAGGCCGTTATTTTACCTTGTACGCCTCCGAGATCGATTATCAAGACGCCGATGTGGATTATTCCACCGGAACCCACGAGGTGGATTTCTATGGCAATCCCGTCGATTACGCCTCGCTGAATTTTATCGTGGCGGATAATAACATTGTCGTCGATCACGACATAAGGCCCTACAAAATTCTTTATTCGGGGCCGGACGACGAATACGGAACCGTGCAATACGATAAGAACGCTAAAAAGATAAAGATCGGCGATGCGATCCGTTTCTATTCCCTCGGCATCAACCTTACCCGCGAAGGGTACGACTTCTGGTTCGAGGAAAGCGATCTCTTAACCATCGCTCAAGAGCCAACCTATTTCGTCGAGCTGTTGCAATTCGAAGACGAGAACGGCGAGTTGCTGGATTACTATTACGCCATGCGCGCGGAAGACGTGGCGGGCAACGCCGTCATGACCGATCCCGCTCTCGCGGCGGCTCCGCCTGATGATACCAGCGTGTCCAATTGGTCGATTTATTAATTCGTTTCCGGCAAAAAAAACGTAATCGTGGACTTAACTTAATTGGTTTTATATACTACAATATAACAATAAAATTTGATCGAACATCGATGCGGGAACCATTCTTCCTTTCGCTTTATTGATTCCAGCGGTTCCCGTTCTTATCCTCCCTTGAGTAGCGCTTATCTTAAGCGCTATTTTTTTGCCCGTTGGAAGAAAATGAATTGGCGCAGTTATACCCTGCGAAACGATCATCCTATATGGAACTCTGCGTAATGATGGAATAATGGAAAATCGCCGGGAAGATTACTCGCGCGGTTCGACGTGCATTCGCGAAGATGCTTTTTTGGCGAGCAAGGAATCCAATCCTGGGGATTTTTGGATTTTCGGCGTTTGGCTTTGAAATTTCTTCAATTGTTCGTCTACTCCATCTTCTACGATGGCGGAACCGATTTTATCGGCAATCGTTCGGGTGTTTTCGATTTCTTGTTTCAGAGCCGCGCTTTC
This window of the Candidatus Omnitrophota bacterium genome carries:
- a CDS encoding O-antigen ligase family protein, which translates into the protein MNLPIHRADMDKWERVIAMTIAASTPFVITLTTVDSYLLPKYVWLAFWTALWLFLIAVDKRGLRHPCALDWPILALLSLSLISIFLHYRTPIQIRAYGNLLLFVFLFYAFRRIWSMGASRGGKGKVFSALDRIPPAQDGGMNSKAGFALPLPPAMAIILTIVASLLSLHAILQDYGVDFAYRSGGKGDWRFLIVATLGNPEFLAGGLAIILPVILSFGLRQDRRGGKITRFLESFAITFAVLLIAACLAVTFCVGAAIGLAGALIAGIGTALCLRQSIHIPLIRGMILFLAFAFSLAWYITDNPYNSHGHSLYQEAKKSPAWFSGFGARRFNWKTTRLMMDEFPLTGIGFGNYLTVHEHYQGLNYSIQNHAHDRSYVVPVDQPHFQLLETAAEIGPIGVLILFWLAAVWIKAAIRKIQLEPHHRWFAWGAYLGVWAAAVHSLASFPFHLPASSLFVVLLASYHVSYPQNRAVNTTSTDKKWIAFVLAAIIAASSYFQFLSSKNLRIGLELNGMNSLPYLEAARFFDPYSHQVHYALALRYGELGWKQKAIESTRMALRYQEDLESHEFLHSIYLGQNNLAEAIREKTRVVELNPVYPGHRRELAALLRKAGDEKSAIIQEAATAELESQLSAK
- a CDS encoding clostripain-related cysteine peptidase, translated to MNVLFLIAAILLAAMPGWTSVRPFSKSGFTNDPGTLAPYTPPAPHNGTGKKLLAIYMVGSDLESNDLAGTTDLNELITGYNEIAPGAVDVIVAFGGANKDGWRGMKFADMDQVIKDSQNGAYGDETANSSYLYAESQAHMGDESSLILFLQYIQEGYQNYDQRFLVLWDHGGSYSGFGNDENFNFDALSLREIKNAFVNGQAGVWDIIGFDACLMASMEVALIVKDYAKYLIASEELEPGHGWNWKGVVKEYAKRSAAVEAAKAIVNDYVQDIHPYYASGKTLSVVDLSRMDEASSKIDAVAWAFANALDNNTEDKPAVLEASTKSQVYGQQGKNDQRISLDLLHFAQIAQSKIVSGENSQKLAELIAVLQSLVVLARDDGTKPNSNGISITAPENSPGISAYYGTPGMEAFQTAFQKIKQDDVESPDIVDQNPDADAGDIDFSDPLLSLFEGEVDPAFYEWLWKLEEEIWIEYEAGNLTDDELNEELELLYSSYTEESPEYQEWLAEVVYDPEQLMTFVFIPESILSYFISGDFELPPAIDGSEESDGDIASFNPSPSYPFLIGDRAAFVYQNGGHGPGTQPLSDTPVQIQGLLVDFSDPNLTNVVTTFGLLSTFDVDDDGNIDDWFMTVAEVEAYSTSKPGQFFTPKWNQYWYFMDYDPEADPMYLPLYFTNKTKILGRYFTLYASEIDYQDADVDYSTGTHEVDFYGNPVDYASLNFIVADNNIVVDHDIRPYKILYSGPDDEYGTVQYDKNAKKIKIGDAIRFYSLGINLTREGYDFWFEESDLLTIAQEPTYFVELLQFEDENGELLDYYYAMRAEDVAGNAVMTDPALAAAPPDDTSVSNWSIY